From the Thermoanaerobaculia bacterium genome, the window CTTCAAGCTCGGCATCCAGCAGGGAATCGGAGAGCTCGCCGACGCGGCGCTGCCGTTCTACGCCGACCTCAAGCCCGAAGGCATCGACAAGCTGGCCACCAAGGTGTTCACCATCGTCGACACCAACGCCCTCGACTTCATGGCGCAGTACAACCTCACACTCGCCGGTGACGTCCACCGCGAACTCGCAGACGGCATCAAGCGCACCATCCTGAACGGCGTCGCCACGGGCAAGGGAGCCGACGACATCGTCCGGGACATGGGCAAGGTGATCATCGACAAGGACTCCTTTCGCCAGGCCGGAAGCCGGGTGTTCAGCAAGGCGCAGTACCGCATGGAGATGATCGCCCGCACCGAGGTACTCCGCGCCCACAACATGGGCAGGCTCAAGTTCCACGAGCGGGTCGGCATCCAGAAACTGGAATGGCTGGCCATGGAAGACGAGCGCATGTGCCCGGTCTGCGGCGGCCTGGACGGCAAGACCTTTCCCATCGACAAGTTCCCCCAGCAACCCGCGCATCCGCACTGCCGCTGCACCAACATCGTGGCGTGGCCGATGACCGTCTGCGGCAGCGAGATGGCCGCCAAGGCCGCCGCCCAGGCATCGCAGGGGGACGCCTGCATTCTCCCGCCCCATGTGCTGGAAGGCATGGCCGACGCCCAGGCCAAGGAGAACGCCAAGCTCAAGAGCGCCTTTGAAAACGGCGACATCGCCGACCTCGGTTCGCTGACGGTCAAACAGCTCCAGACCCTGGCGAAACAAAACGGCGTGGCCATTGCCCGGACCAAGGCCGATTTCATCAAGCTGCTCGATCTGGCCGAACCGGGGATCGATCACGGCGACCTGGCCGGAGCGGCGCTCAGCGCCAAGCTCAAGGAACACAAGATCGGCCTGCTGCGGACCAAGGAAGAACTGGTCGAGTTGCTCGGACTGAAGCAGGCGGAACTCAAACAGGCCAAGCTGCTCGCCGCCCAGATGGCGAAGATCCCTCCCGCCGAGGGGCTGGAGGGCATGACCGCCCAGCAGCTCAAGGAGATGGCGAAGGAGAACGGCATCTCCCTCAACATGACCAAACAGGAGACCATCGAGCTGCTGGACAAGCTGGAGCCCGGCGTGGATCACAGCGGCCTGATGGGCAAGGAACTCGCGGCGGCCAAACAGAAGCACGGCATCGGCATCCTCAAGAACAAACAGCAGCTCGTCGAGGCGCTGCAGAAGAAGGCCGGTGCCGACATGGCCGAGTCGGTCAAGAAAAAGGCAGTCGACGAGGCCAAACAAAAGTTGATCCTGAAACAGAAAACGGCCCTCGAAGACGCCGCCAAGGCCGTGGTCGTTCCCGACACGCCGACCGGCTACAAGGATTTCCTCGACGCGATTGCCAAGGCGGAACAGGCGGTTTCCGGCGGCACCGATCTGCCCCAGGAGCTGCTCGCGGCCCACAGCAAGGAAATCGCCCTCAAGAAACAGCTCTTCCAGGATCAGGTCGGCAAACTGAAATCGGCGGAGCTCAAGACGCTCGCCAAGGAGACCAAGGTTCAGTATTGGCAGTGGGCCAACAAAGACGAGCTGACCACGCTCTTCACCGAGACCGACCCGGCGAAAATCAAGGCGGTTCAGGCCAGCATCGACACCAAGCACGCGGCCTGGGCCGAAAAGCATGGAGGTAAGAAGAAAACCGCTCCTGCCAAGCCCGCAACGCCGAAACCAGCTCCACAGCCGAGCCCGGTCCAGCCGCCCAAGCCCAAGATCGTCAAGAAAGGCGCTGAGTTCGCCACATTCGATACCGCATGGCAACAGAAAGGTCTGCCGTCAAAATTCAAGAAAACCGGCAAGGCCGCTGTCGGCGGCGCACACGAAAAGGAGTTCTGGACCGACGAAAACGGCGACAAATGGCTGTTCAAGCCCATTGGCCGCAAGGACGATGAGTTCATCGCCTTCGGAGAGGAAGCCGCCTACAAGATCGGCCGCCTGATCGACCCCCATTCCATCGAGGTGCGCACCATCCAGTTGAACGGCCGCACCGGCTCCATCCAGAAATGGCGCACCGATCTGCGGGACGACTTCGATTTTCGCAACATCCTGCCCCAGGATCTGACCACCATCGAACTGGAGCAGATCCAGCGCGAGCATGTGGTCGACTGGCTGATCGCCAACCACGACGGACATTCCAAGCAGTTCATCCGTGCCCGGGACGGTCGCGTCTACGGCATCGACAAAGGCCAGGCCTTCAAGTTTCTGGGCCAGGACAAGCTCTCGCTCGACTATCACCCCAACGGCGTCTGCGGCGAGGAAGAGCCGTTTTACAACAAGGTCTTCCGGGCGGCCAAGGAAGGGAAGGTACGGGTCGATCCGAACGCGACCCTGCGCTACATCCAGGAAGTCGAAAAGATCGCCGACGAGGATTACCTCGATCTGCTGCGGCCCTACGCCGAGGGACGGTTTTCCAAGGACCCGGCCGGGCTGCGGCATTTCTACGATCTGG encodes:
- a CDS encoding minor capsid protein; the protein is MPSDLKQRIQAATLKSLTARNRYNDQVTAQLTQALKQAEDEVARAILQYRSLGSLPDNKLAALKGLEKLQLELDDTMKRLKREQTLVFRKTTKDSFKLGIQQGIGELADAALPFYADLKPEGIDKLATKVFTIVDTNALDFMAQYNLTLAGDVHRELADGIKRTILNGVATGKGADDIVRDMGKVIIDKDSFRQAGSRVFSKAQYRMEMIARTEVLRAHNMGRLKFHERVGIQKLEWLAMEDERMCPVCGGLDGKTFPIDKFPQQPAHPHCRCTNIVAWPMTVCGSEMAAKAAAQASQGDACILPPHVLEGMADAQAKENAKLKSAFENGDIADLGSLTVKQLQTLAKQNGVAIARTKADFIKLLDLAEPGIDHGDLAGAALSAKLKEHKIGLLRTKEELVELLGLKQAELKQAKLLAAQMAKIPPAEGLEGMTAQQLKEMAKENGISLNMTKQETIELLDKLEPGVDHSGLMGKELAAAKQKHGIGILKNKQQLVEALQKKAGADMAESVKKKAVDEAKQKLILKQKTALEDAAKAVVVPDTPTGYKDFLDAIAKAEQAVSGGTDLPQELLAAHSKEIALKKQLFQDQVGKLKSAELKTLAKETKVQYWQWANKDELTTLFTETDPAKIKAVQASIDTKHAAWAEKHGGKKKTAPAKPATPKPAPQPSPVQPPKPKIVKKGAEFATFDTAWQQKGLPSKFKKTGKAAVGGAHEKEFWTDENGDKWLFKPIGRKDDEFIAFGEEAAYKIGRLIDPHSIEVRTIQLNGRTGSIQKWRTDLRDDFDFRNILPQDLTTIELEQIQREHVVDWLIANHDGHSKQFIRARDGRVYGIDKGQAFKFLGQDKLSLDYHPNGVCGEEEPFYNKVFRAAKEGKVRVDPNATLRYIQEVEKIADEDYLDLLRPYAEGRFSKDPAGLRHFYDLALERKHNLRRDFEGYYADVLGDRGFRFDKLSAATGKKKLLSSAEETLVEEARKLGWQGKTLPFDSGDVEDQNALIFTESFKGKKRTVVKMKIRPDTDRRIDEVLRRYVQTAAGEKGQPLVEDSFFPTILDAVKNVNFHVGDGKYNRTKIDKALRLRKKLETLQKSADPKVKEMADHYLKWVKEIEESVDWDRATNGVFEQYLPKLDAQKPKEKPPFKVERGKVTHTKRRIGSGTITVEADDIDNRTLFNHNSRMQDGHQYTVTFEDGTRVRYRPWSDTNLYAQRGELEMILDGDATPGRVEAMLEKLEQLGIDTRVATAENAEQMYLEKLAYIRKTDKSADYKRLQKSLDDRNATTTERVQALRGYWQKELGVQDITQLSGYNPLGEYQAGFLDRDAKGGYRHQFRFDITEEDLEKQMKGYSLVHDLTNGESMSGFIDLIMENNGAMVSTVEKMRMGVAPGGMSPVADMQTGGASYFFTRIKKQPASDASPALYFKKQMLRRMDAISYDHDAYGKVIDDYVQRNRGASIDDWKRFSQRHGNETIFKYSVTLLDNIEFIVARSDNERREIIQSFTRRGIKKLPDGRKVEDIVHTPQSWSKRKQ